Genomic window (Pseudothauera hydrothermalis):
GTATCGATCACGGTGAAGCTGATTGCGCCGATCGCAATGGAAGAAGGTCTGCGCTTTGCGATCCGCGAAGGCGGGCGTACCGTCGGCGCCGGTGTCGTGTCCAAGATCATCGAGTAATCCCTGTTCGGGTGCGCCACGGCGCACCTTCGCTCTTTTTAGGAAATGCCATGCAAAGCCAGAAAATCCGCATCCGTCTCAAGGCGTTCGACTACCGCTTGATCGACCAGTCCGCGCTGGAAATCGTCGATACAGCCAAGCGTACCGGCGCCGTGGTGCGCGGGCCGGTTCCGCTGCCGACGCGTATCGAACGCTTCGACCTGTTGCGTTCGCCGCATGTGAATAAAACATCCCGCGATCAGATGGAAATCCGCACCCATCTGCGTCTGATGGATATCATCGACCCCACCGATAAAACGGTCGACGCGCTGATGAAGCTCGATCTCCCGGCTGGCGTGGATGTCGAAATCAAGCTGCAATAAGCACGACCTGGCTTGTCAAAAACAAGAAAAGGCCGGTATAATCCGGCCTTTGTGCTTCTTTGCGCAAAGAGAACGTTTTAGGGCTCGGTCAATCGTAACCGGGAATCAGGAGAAAAAAATGAGTCTAGGCCTTGTTGGTCGCAAGGTGGGCATGACTCGCATTTTTGCCGAGGATGGTCGCGCCATTCCGGTAACGGTGCTGGATGTGTCCAATAATCGCGTGACCCAGATCAAGACGCCTGAAGTGGATGGCTATGCCGCTGTTCAGGTGACTTTCGGCAAGCGTCGTGCAAGTCGCGTGAATAAGCCGCTTGCCGGGCATCTTGCCAAAGCCGGTGTCGAAGCCGGTCATATTCTCAAGGAGTTTCGCGTCGACGTCGACCAGCTTTCCAAGTTGAAAGCGGGTGATGTGTTGAGCGTGGATCTTTTCTCGGTGGGGCAGAAGGTGGATGTCACCGGCACCTCGATCGGTAAAGGTTTTTCCGGCTCAATCAAGCGGCACAACTTCAGCTCCAACCGTGCCTCGCATGGCAACTCGATTTCGCACAACGCGCCGGGCTCTATTGGTATGGCACAAGACCCCGGTCGTGTCTTTCCGGGTAAGCGCATGGCGGGGCAATACGGTAACGTCACTCGCACCACGCAAAACCTGGAAGTGGTGCGGGTTGATGCTGAGCGCCAGTTGTTGTTGGTCAAGGGGGCGGTTCCTGGTGCCCGGGGCGGTGACGTGATCGTTCGTCCCGCGGTGAAGGCGGGTAACTGAGCGAGGGCGTAATGGAACTTAAACTGCTGAACGATCAAGGTCAGCCTTCGGCTACGCTCGAAGCGTCCGACGTGCTGTTCGGTCGGGAATTCAATGAAGCGCTTGTCCATCAGGTGGTGACCGCCTATTTGGCCAATGCTCGTTCGGGTAATCGCGCGCAAAAGGGACGCTCTGACGTCGCCAAGTCTACCCGTAAGCCGTGGCGTCAAAAGGGCACCGGCCGTGCGCGCGCTGGCATGGCGTCCAGCCCGCTGTGGCGTGGTGGCGGCAAGATATTCCCGAGTTCGCCCGACGAGAATTTCTCGCAAAAAGTCAATCGCAAGATGTACCGCGCCGGTGTGGCCTCGATTCTGTCGCAGCTGGCGCGCGAAGATCGGTTGGCTGTGGTCGAGAATTTCAGTGTCGAGGCGCCCAAGACCAAATTGCTTGCACAAAAGCTCAAAGGTATGGGGCTGGGGTCGGTGTTGGTGATTACCGACGAGCTCGATGAGAACTTGTTCCTGTCGTCGCGCAATTTGCATGACGTGTTGGTCCTTGAGGTGCATGAAACCGATCCGGTTTCCTTGGTGCGCTTTGACAAGGTACTGGTCACCAAGGCTGCGCTGGCGCAGATGGAGGAGGCGTGGCAATGAGTGCTTACAGCCAGGAGCGTCTGTTGCAGGTGTTGCTCGCGCCGCAGATCTCCGAGAAGGCGACTTTTGTCGCCGACAAGAATGAGCAAGTGGTGTTCAAGGTCGCATCCGATGCCACCAAGCCTGAGGTTAAAGCTGCGGTCGAGTTGCTTTTCAAGGTTCAGGTCGAGTCGGTGCAGATTGCGAACGTGAAGGGCAAGGTCAAGCGTTTCGGTCGGATGCTCGGTCGGCGCAAGGACTGGAAAAAGGCGTTCGTCTGCCTCAAGCCCGGCCAGGAAATCAATTTTGTGGCTGGGGAGTGATAAGTCATGGCACTGGTAAAACTGAAGCCTACGTCCGCCGGCCGTCGTGCGATGGTCAAGGTG
Coding sequences:
- the rplW gene encoding 50S ribosomal protein L23, producing MSAYSQERLLQVLLAPQISEKATFVADKNEQVVFKVASDATKPEVKAAVELLFKVQVESVQIANVKGKVKRFGRMLGRRKDWKKAFVCLKPGQEINFVAGE
- the rplD gene encoding 50S ribosomal protein L4; amino-acid sequence: MELKLLNDQGQPSATLEASDVLFGREFNEALVHQVVTAYLANARSGNRAQKGRSDVAKSTRKPWRQKGTGRARAGMASSPLWRGGGKIFPSSPDENFSQKVNRKMYRAGVASILSQLAREDRLAVVENFSVEAPKTKLLAQKLKGMGLGSVLVITDELDENLFLSSRNLHDVLVLEVHETDPVSLVRFDKVLVTKAALAQMEEAWQ
- the rplC gene encoding 50S ribosomal protein L3, producing MSLGLVGRKVGMTRIFAEDGRAIPVTVLDVSNNRVTQIKTPEVDGYAAVQVTFGKRRASRVNKPLAGHLAKAGVEAGHILKEFRVDVDQLSKLKAGDVLSVDLFSVGQKVDVTGTSIGKGFSGSIKRHNFSSNRASHGNSISHNAPGSIGMAQDPGRVFPGKRMAGQYGNVTRTTQNLEVVRVDAERQLLLVKGAVPGARGGDVIVRPAVKAGN
- the rpsJ gene encoding 30S ribosomal protein S10; the protein is MQSQKIRIRLKAFDYRLIDQSALEIVDTAKRTGAVVRGPVPLPTRIERFDLLRSPHVNKTSRDQMEIRTHLRLMDIIDPTDKTVDALMKLDLPAGVDVEIKLQ